The Aythya fuligula isolate bAytFul2 chromosome 2, bAytFul2.pri, whole genome shotgun sequence genome contains a region encoding:
- the CHPF2 gene encoding chondroitin sulfate glucuronyltransferase, with protein sequence MRLAALLAALRPVLPLVLGLSLGCSLSLLRASWSHGGGEDPCLGAAGRAGPPAGGAQPEAEDGRPGQGHEDFRPRIVPYYRDPNKPYKKVLRTRYIQTELGFHERLFVAVLTSKATLNTLAVAVNKTVAHHFPRLLYFTGLRSAKVPHGMVLVAHGDERPIWLMYETMYYIHQHFGSDYDWFYIMQDDTYAQAEQVKALVTHLSINQDVYLGRAEEFIGGDEQARYCHGGFGYLLSRSLLLKLHPHLDSCRNEILSVRPDEWLGRCIIDFLGISCISQLQGQHYHTYELAKNAEPEKEEEEEFQAALAVHPVSDVTLMYRLHKHFSRIQLERAYQEIQELQMQIRNLTSLTPAGEAGLTWPVGINAPFLPKTRFEVISWDYFTEQYLFSCPDGSPKCELSGASKADVSDIIESALEQLNSRYQPSLRFSKRQLLNGYRRFDPTRGMEYTLDLLLEAVTQKGHSHILVKRVSLVRPLSKVEIIPMPYVTEATRVQLVLPLTVQDLDFVANFLDMYAMNTLDTHDNALLTLLFIYHPYDAQRVSQVDVFAGVKTMVAELEKRYAEVKIPWISVKTEVPSQVKLMDIVSKKHPVDTLFFLASVWTEINMEFLNRCRMNTISNWQVFFPVHFQEFNPALVYRGEQTASSSTDFLRDGHFDRHSFAEACFYNSDYMTARTKLAADILDRDEVLEGMEVFDVFLHYSGLHLFRAVEPGLVQKYALRSCNPRLSEELYHRCVLSNLEGLASRSHLAMALFEQEQANST encoded by the exons ATGCGCCTGGCCGCGCTGCTGGCCGCGCTGCGGCCCGTGCTGCCGCTCGTGCTGGGCCTgtccctgggctgcagcctgaGCCTGCTGCGCGCCTCCTGGAGCCACGGCGGCGGCGAGGACCCGTGCCTGGGGgcggcgggccgggccgggccccccgcCGGCGGAGCGCAACCGGAGGCGGAGGATGGGCGGCCGGGCCAGGGTCACGAGGACTTCAGGCCTAGGATTGTGCCGTACTACAGGGACCCCAACAAGCCTTACAAGAAAGTGCTCAG AACTCGCTACATCCAGACAGAATTGGGATTCCATGAGAGACTGTTTGTGGCAGTGCTGACTTCCAAGGCTACCCTCAATACGTTGGCAGTGGCAGTGAACAAGACTGTAGCCCATCACTTCCCACGCCTGCTGTATTTCACAGGGTTGCGCAGTGCCAAGGTGCCTCATGGCATGGTGCTTGTGGCCCATGGAGACGAGCGTCCTATCTGGCTGATGTACGAGACCATGTACTATATCCATCAGCACTTTGGTTCTGACTATGACTGGTTCTACATCATGCAGGATGACACCTATGCACAGGCTGAACAGGTCAAGGCTCTGGTGACACACCTAAGCATTAACCAAGATGTCTACCTGGGACGAGCAGAGGAGTTCATCGGGGGAGATGAGCAGGCCCGCTATTGCCACGGTGGCTTTGGCTACCTGCTGTCCCGCAGCCTGCTTCTGAAGCTCCACCCGCACCTGGACAGCTGCCGCAATGAGATCCTTAGTGTGCGCCCAGACGAGTGGCTGGGGCGTTGCATCATTGATTTCCTGGGTATCTCTTGTATTTCCCAGCTTCAG GGTCAGCATTATCACACTTATGAATTGGCCAAAAATGCTGAgccagaaaaggaggaagaagaggagttCCAAGCAGCTCTTGCTGTGCACCCTGTTTCTGACGTGACATTGATGTACCGGCTGCACAAGCACTTCAGCAGGATCCAGCTGGAGAGAGCCTACCAGGAGATCCAGGAACTCCAG ATGCAGATCAGGAATCTGACATCACTGACTCCTGCAGGTGAGGCAGGCTTGACGTGGCCTGTGGGGATTAATGCCCCATTTCTTCCAAAGACACGTTTTGAGGTAATCAGCTGGGACTACTTCACTGAGCAGTACCTCTTCTCCTGTCCTGATGGCTCTCCCAAGTGCGAGCTCTCTGGAGCCAGCAAAGCAGACGTCAGTGACATTATTGAGTCAGCACTTGAGCAACTTAACAGTCGCTACCAGCCCTCACTTCGCTTCAGCAAGCGGCAGTTGCTGAATGGCTACCGGCGTTTTGACCCCACACGGGGCATGGAGTATACCCTGGACCTACTGCTGGAGGCGGTGACCCAAAAGGGCCACAGTCACATTCTGGTCAAACGAGTGAGCTTGGTGCGGCCCTTAAGTAAGGTAGAAATTATTCCCATGCCATATGTAACAGAGGCCACGCGGGTGCAACTGGTGCTTCCATTGACAGTACAGGACTTGGATTTTGTGGCGAACTTCCTGGATATGTATGCTATGAACACACTGGACACACATGATAACGCCTTGCTGACTTTGCTTTTCATCTACCATCCGTACGATGCTCAGCGAGTCAGCCAAGTGGATGTATTTGCTGGAGTCAAGACCATGGTAGCAGAACTGGAGAAACGCTATGCAGAAGTTAAAATCCCCTGGATTAGTGTCAAAACTGAGGTGCCATCGCAAGTGAAACTCATGGATATAGTCTCAAAGAAGCACCCTGTGGACACTCTGTTCTTCTTGGCCAGTGTCTGGACGGAAATCAACATGGAGTTCCTGAACCGGTGCCGAATGAATACTATCAGCAATTGGCAGGTCTTTTTCCCAGTGCATTTTCAGGAGTTCAACCCTGCACTGGTATACCGTGGTGAGCAGACTGCTTCCTCCAGCACCGACTTCCTAAGGGACGGGCACTTTGACAGACATTCCTTTGCTGAGGCCTGCTTTTACAACTCTGACTACATGACAGCACGTACCAAGCTAGCAGCTGATATCCTGGACCGAGATGAGGTGCTGGAGGGCATGGAGGTATTTGATGTCTTCCTCCACTATTCTGGTTTGCACTTATTTCGGGCTGTGGAGCCAGGGCTAGTGCAGAAATATGCACTGAGGAGCTGCAATCCCCGGCTCAGTGAGGAGTTATACCACCGCTGTGTCCTCAGTAACTTGGAAGGGCTTGCATCACGCTCACATTTAGCCATGGCCCTCTTTGAGCAGGAACAGGCCAACAGTACTTGA